Proteins encoded in a region of the Mycolicibacterium duvalii genome:
- the murI gene encoding glutamate racemase — MTADQQAPIGIFDSGVGGLTVARAIIDQLPDEAIVYVGDTGNGPYGPLTVPEIRAHALAIGDDLAARGVKALVIACNSASSACLRDARERYAPVPVVEVILPAVRRAVTTTRNGRIGVIGTAATIASGAYQDAFAAARDIEVFAVACPRFVDFVERGVTSGRQVLGLAEGYLEPLQRAGVDTLVLGCTHYPMLSGLIQLVTGDAVTLVSSAEETAKDVLRVLTERDLLRPHPGDGQPPRRVFEATGDPGAFTALAARFLGPTLDGVRPVQRLGGGKQ, encoded by the coding sequence GTGACCGCCGACCAGCAGGCGCCGATCGGGATCTTCGATTCGGGCGTGGGCGGGTTGACCGTGGCCCGCGCGATCATCGACCAGCTGCCCGACGAGGCCATCGTCTACGTCGGAGACACCGGCAACGGACCGTACGGTCCGTTGACGGTGCCCGAGATACGGGCCCACGCGCTCGCGATCGGCGACGACTTGGCTGCGCGCGGGGTCAAAGCGTTGGTCATCGCCTGCAACAGCGCATCGTCGGCGTGCCTGCGGGATGCGCGCGAGCGCTACGCCCCGGTCCCCGTCGTCGAGGTGATCCTGCCGGCGGTGCGGCGTGCGGTCACCACCACCCGCAACGGCCGGATCGGGGTCATCGGCACCGCGGCGACCATCGCGTCGGGCGCCTATCAGGACGCCTTCGCCGCGGCCCGCGACATCGAGGTGTTCGCCGTCGCCTGTCCCCGCTTCGTGGACTTCGTCGAGCGGGGGGTGACCAGCGGCAGACAGGTCCTGGGTCTGGCCGAGGGCTACCTCGAACCGCTGCAGCGCGCCGGCGTGGACACCCTGGTCCTCGGATGCACGCACTACCCGATGCTGTCCGGGCTGATCCAGCTGGTGACGGGCGACGCGGTGACGTTGGTGTCGAGCGCCGAGGAGACCGCGAAGGACGTGCTGCGCGTCCTCACCGAACGTGATTTGCTCCGGCCGCATCCTGGCGACGGACAACCGCCACGAAGGGTGTTCGAGGCCACCGGCGATCCCGGCGCATTCACCGCTCTGGCGGCCCGGTTCTTGGGCCCGACACTGGACGGGGTGCGTCCTGTTCAGCGTCTCGGCGGCGGCAAGCAGTGA
- a CDS encoding cyclic nucleotide-degrading phosphodiesterase translates to MGVRITVLGCSGSVVGPDSPASGYLVTAPDTPPLVLDFGGGVLGALQRHADPNSVHVLLSHLHADHCLDLPGLFVWRRYHPTPAPDRGIIYGPANTWARLGAASSPEGGEVDDISDIFDIRHWVDNEPVEIGSLTIVPRLVCHPTESYGMRIIDPSGATLVYSGDTGYCDALIDLARDADVFLCEASWTDSPDRPPRLHLSGAEAGRAAARAGVSELLLTHIPPWTSREDVISEAKAEFDGPVHAVVCNETFEVARAGAR, encoded by the coding sequence GTGGGCGTGCGAATCACCGTACTGGGTTGCTCCGGCAGTGTGGTCGGCCCTGATTCGCCGGCGTCGGGGTATCTCGTCACCGCGCCCGACACGCCGCCGCTGGTCCTGGACTTCGGGGGCGGTGTGCTCGGCGCACTGCAGCGCCACGCTGACCCGAACTCGGTGCACGTGTTGCTGTCGCACCTGCACGCCGACCACTGTCTGGACCTCCCGGGCCTGTTCGTGTGGCGGCGCTACCACCCGACTCCGGCGCCCGACCGCGGCATCATCTACGGCCCGGCCAACACGTGGGCCCGGCTCGGTGCGGCGTCGTCGCCGGAGGGCGGCGAGGTCGACGACATCTCCGACATCTTCGACATCCGGCACTGGGTGGACAACGAGCCCGTCGAGATCGGGTCGCTGACCATCGTTCCGCGCCTGGTGTGCCATCCCACCGAGTCCTACGGCATGCGCATCATCGATCCGTCCGGCGCCACGTTGGTCTACAGCGGGGACACCGGGTACTGCGACGCCCTCATCGACCTGGCTCGCGACGCAGACGTGTTCCTGTGTGAGGCGTCCTGGACCGACTCGCCGGATCGGCCGCCCCGCCTGCACCTGTCCGGTGCCGAGGCCGGCCGCGCCGCCGCCCGCGCGGGGGTTTCCGAATTGCTGCTGACCCACATCCCGCCGTGGACCTCGCGGGAGGACGTCATCAGCGAGGCCAAGGCCGAGTTCGACGGACCGGTGCACGCCGTCGTCTGCAACGAGACCTTCGAGGTCGCGCGCGCGGGGGCGCGCTGA